In Telopea speciosissima isolate NSW1024214 ecotype Mountain lineage chromosome 10, Tspe_v1, whole genome shotgun sequence, the DNA window CTGCCCAAATTCTTTTGGTTAATCCGCAAGAAAAAAGTAGTGCTTGCATTTGTTCATAACACAAAGGACACCAAACTGAAATAGATTTTGTCTCATGGGCAGCTTCCATGAATCACCACATCTAACATCAACCCCTTATGCCTGCTTTGTCTACCACATCTATAACATCAGCCCCTTGTATGCCTGCCTTGTCTTTAGGATATCCTTTATAATATAGATGAATCTTAGAAACACCTATCCAATGGAGCCCGAAGGATGTGTCTCTTTAAgagagaagacaaagaaaacTACCCATTGCCAACGTTTCAAAGCAATTTGGACGGTGTGCAACACAAGATCACCGACATGTTGTACAACGGTCATTTGACACCGTTTAAAACTCGTTCAAAGTTGGATAAAGTGTAATACATGTCGGTAAGGTTCCTAACAAACCCCGACTTTGAACACACTCTGATCAACATCTTACAACAAACCACTGGCATCAGGAAAACACAACTGAGGCAAAAGGAACATTAGAAGCAAGTGCAAATAACACACGTGTGAAAAAAAAACTTGGCTCCCAAGACAAGATAGCATAGACTGCATAGTGAGTGTTTCTTCCCAAAATTACACAATACATACCTCTCTCTACCATGGTTTAAGGTATCGAAAATCAAATCAAGATCGATCTCGGCCGATATCGATCCAGATCACCCTGAATTGATCCGGATTGGACAAAATTGCCACtgctttttaattttaaaaaagaatttttattactattttacccttgggTTGTACCAGTGGATTGGTATCTGATCGATAAATATTTGAGATCGGCCTCGGCCGGTACTGATCCGCTTTAGGCGAATCCACCGATCCAATCCCGAACTTTAAggttaaaaaaaactaaaaaagctTTTGAATCGTCTTCCTCCCGTTAATAGCAGAGTGGTTGTCGTTCCGACATTGAATTGAACCCTTCCGAAATCCCAATCACTTCGCTCAAAGCCTCAAACACGCACTAACCAGGCAAATTTCTTCAACAAATGTCCCCCAGATCCTTTAAACTTggacaaatcaaatcaaacccgTTTACCTCATCACCCTATAAAATGCCCCCCAAGCATTATAACACAAACCCATCAAACACAGTTTGCTTGCTAAACAGCATTTTTCTCCTCCCTCCACAATCATCTGATCTATACTACAATCAATCATGTGGAACAGAGTTTTCCTTTCTGGGTTATTGATTTTAGCCTCCCTTGTCCGCACCAACGCCATTCCCAGCCACTCTCATCACCACCACTCCTCCCACTCCCAATCCCATTCTGCTGTGCTCGACACAGACGGCAATGAACTCCAAGCAGGGATGCCATACTACATCGTCTCCGCCATCAGGGgaggcggcggtggtggtgtcTCCATGGACAGGAGAGAGAGCTCCACCTCTCACGGCCACACGACCCACACCCCAACCGTGAGGCAGAGTGCCTACGACATGAACATGGGTACCTCAGTTATGTTCTCTCCAGCATCCTTGCAACACCCAGAATTGGCCTtccttggagagagagaagagggggaaATGATGATTCAGGAATCGATGGACATGAACATTAGATTCTCCGGGATGAATAATAGGGTGTGGCAAGTGGAACAGCAGGGGAAAGAGGAATCGTCAAGTTCGAGGGATTCGATGAGGTTTGTGACATTGGGAGGAAAGCCAGGGTACCCAGGGGAATCGACGGTGAGGAACTGGTTCAAGATTGAGAGGATGAGCGAGAGTACCCCAATGTATAAGATTGTTTACTGCCCCAATGTGTGCGAGTCTTGCCAAGTGATGTGCGGGAGTGTTGGGATCACCAAGAGGAACGGCAACCGATGGCTGTCGGTGTCGGAGCACAGTGAGTTCCCCTTCGTCTTCATCAGAGCCCAGACACAACAGTAAGGATgaacagagagagacagagaagagaagagaagtatCTTTTATAACGACTAACGACTCTTAAGCGGGAATAATTGTAGAAGCAATTGAGTTAGCTGTTGCTTTTGATCATTCTATCAAATAAGCATCAATCAATTTTGAAtctttgccatttttttttttcaccctttTTGATGAGATTGTTCTTCGATTCAAGAGAGTTGCCATTATTTAGTAATCTCCAACATTGTCGAGCTAATAAAGCTTGATTAAAACATTCGAGATCTGTAAAACCAATTCTGCCACTGCCCTTGCTAAAACATAGTTTTTTTCCGAGATCATTGACGACCCAATCTCGGCTTTGCCATTCTAGGTGATGCTAGGGGTAAAGAGAATGCACGATTTACTAAAATTAATCTCTTGCCTAACACTTGGTATTATTGGTTTAAGATTTCCATAATGCTCTTACAACTAGAAGCACCTGCCCTAGAAAAAATTAAGCAATCGTCTGCCAATAATAAGTGTGATATTCGGGGTCTATTTCTATTGGCCTGAAGTCTACGGAGGGCAAAAAATGTTACTTCATTCAGTGCAAAGAAAGTGATGTGTGGGAAACCTCACTTGGCTTATAATTTACAGGTAAACAGAAAGTAGTGCTTACTTGTGCATCACTgctattaggggtgtcaaccggtcaaTTTTGATCGATTTCAATTGGGcttaatcaaataaaaaaaataaaaataaaaaaaggacgTACCAAGTGAGTGGTCTAGGGATGGCCATAATGTATGGagtcttacccttgctttcacaAAGAGGTTGTGTCCCCACCATGTTAAGACCTTACATCATGACTACAGCAGTTAAGGGCCTGCAGTTTATCAGCCATGTTTCCATTCTAGAAATGATTCTTTGTATTTCTGTTGCTGGGCCAAATATTTGAGCAAAAAATATGTGTTTGGCAACgcataataattattatttctgggccaaaaaagaaacataaacgtgtttgttatgtacaattgtttctatttctagaacTTCTACAGAATTTTAAAAATGCAATTGAATTACCAAAAATtcggtggaggtggaggtggtagcGGTGGTatggaggtggtggcggtggcggtggcggtggaggtggaggtggaggtggtggtggtggtagtggcggTGGTAGCGGTTGGCAGAGGCAGTGGTGGAGGATGAGGTGGCAGTGGCAATGTATGAcagtgatggtggtggttgaagttaCATTgaaggtggtgttttattttgaacatgaaattactgctttgcccatcaaattatccatgtgctcattaaacgGAAACTCccccttatttctttcttttattcttgtGACAacagagaagcttcaaattggaaCTTCTATTTTTCAGCAAATGTTTTTTTGTTGCGGTTCTTTcctaggaacaaaaaaatgaaccggtgTTAACAAACggatttatcttatttttttgttcctgggaacaaaaaacagaaaaatagagaaatagaagagCCCGTTTGGTGACATTTCTATTCCAGAAACGTTGTTTTTtacctttatcattttttttctgattCCGTTTTGAAAACACGTTTTTGCctctaaaatggtgtttggtaaaacttgTTCTAAAAACGTTTTCAAAACATAAAAGTATCTGTTGATCCGTTTGGTAGCACCTATTCTGAaacatttttactaaaataatcAATTATTACAAAAATGTCGTTACCATCATAATACCATGAGAACTGACAAATGACATGGCTATAAGACAAGTTGAGTAATGATCATTTTCTTCCCTATGTAATTACCTTCATAATTAACCCAAATAATTTTGTAAATGCCATTACCATCCAAGACACCATAGccaaaaaaattttttaaaaaaatgtcattaaatTCTCCTTTCctaaaataattatgaaaatgtcATTATAACTTTGCAATTGGGGAAGTGGTGGCAAAACGTATAGCTTGAACAAATCTTTCCAGTTTCCAATTCGATCCGATCCACCTCATCATCTTTTAGCTCTTCCTCCATGAGCTCATCAGGAAATTGACTATTCATATCTTTCTCCAAGGATGCCATGGcttccttcttttttggggggatCAACTCGGCAAGGATTCCAAGCAATGGCCACAAGTGAACGGGGAAGATAGAAAAATTCCTTATACGTATGGGAAATAGTTTTCTATCCTAGAGTgtagcctatgccagcactctcatgtgtctacctctctcctcctcaaacaagggggcagagatgtcttttcatatgggaaggagagagatagattcatggaaatgctggcgtaggccacactcccagacagagttctttttccctaaaattattACACAGTCCAAGTGGCAAGTTCTAAACTTCAGTAACAagtaaatagagagagagaagcttcAAGGGGTGGTATTAATTATGACTTTGGGGGGAGTGTTTCAAATATGTTTGGTCGTTTCAATTGAAGAACTTTTATGTTTAGGAAAGTGTATATAAATCCAAAGTCAAAACATATTATTGAACAAAAGAGAGCTGAATTTAAAATGGAGCattgttttttgggttggatgcaggggccacgccGCGTGCTccaaccaatgagagcacacgcaGTGGCATAAAAGGGGACAAAATTTCCACCATACATGGGGGGTATGGCGGTCATTCCGGACCCTGTTGTGCATGTGCACGTGGCCCTTGCGTTCCACACTGAAATCATTCTCCCATTTAAAATTGTCTTGTTACATAAAAAAGGTCTttgtggattcgaaccaccattcCCTAGGAACATGCTTGAGACGTACTtgtgttccaagtgctctaccaatttgagctaaagacccatcaagtagaatTTGGAATTTACAAGTAACTATGAGATGTTGCCACAAACTTTGCTTCAAATACCCGATGAGTTTTTTAAAATTCAGTTTAGATTTTCAAAGTATTGTAAGTGTCTAAAAAAGAATGGCAACATCCATGGCATGTACACACTTGTCCTTAGTTGTTGGTATCTAGAATCCTAATTTGCTGGTATCAATGGCTAGTTCcaacaacatataaactctcAGAAGAACTGTTGAACTAGGCAACAATCATGAGTCTCTCTATTCAATATCTTTTTGATAGAAATGAACTAATGGAATCTTTCCA includes these proteins:
- the LOC122643737 gene encoding miraculin-like → MWNRVFLSGLLILASLVRTNAIPSHSHHHHSSHSQSHSAVLDTDGNELQAGMPYYIVSAIRGGGGGGVSMDRRESSTSHGHTTHTPTVRQSAYDMNMGTSVMFSPASLQHPELAFLGEREEGEMMIQESMDMNIRFSGMNNRVWQVEQQGKEESSSSRDSMRFVTLGGKPGYPGESTVRNWFKIERMSESTPMYKIVYCPNVCESCQVMCGSVGITKRNGNRWLSVSEHSEFPFVFIRAQTQQ